The genomic DNA CAGCCACCAGCGGCCCAGCAGCCGGGAGTAGCGGCTGTCGGGGTCCGGGACCTCGATCAGCAGATGCCCGCCGGGACGAACGGCCGTGTGCGCGGCGGCCAGTTCGCGCTCGGGCTCGGTGCTGTGCTCCAGGTAGTGGAACATGCTGACGACGTCGTAGTGGCCCGCGAGATTCGGGGCCAACTCGGGGAAGCTGCCGCGATATCCGCGCTCCACCCGCCCCGCCTGCTCGGCGAGTTCGGCGCCGTCCGTGAAGTCGAGGCCGTCGAAGGTGGTGCCGGGGTACACCGTGCGGGCCGACTCGCAGAAGTGCCCGTGCCCGGTCCCGACGTCCAGCCAGTTCTTGGGCGTCGGGGAGTGCGGGAGCAGTGACTGCGCGCGCTGCTCGTACATCTTCGTCCGGGCCGCGAAGGTGTTGCCCAACTGCTTCTCGCCCAGGCCGTCGTAGAAGTCCCGGTAGTAGAACTCCAGCCCCGCCGGGCTCAGTCGGGGATTCTGGAAGGTGTGCCGGCACTCCTCGCAGCGGTCCAGGACGAACGTGCCCGGCTTGTGCTGGATCAGGTCCTTGGTGCGCAGCCGGGTCCGCAGGCGGGGCGACTCGCACCAGGGGCACGTCTCGCGCCTGGGCTCGAAGAAGCGGTCCAGGCCGTCGGCCAAGTCGGCCTGGTAGACGGGGCGCAGCGCCGCCACCTGCTCGGTGCGGCTCGGGGGCTTGGGGTCGTCCTCGGTGCTCACGGGGTCTCCTTCGGGGGCGCGCCGGTGGCCAGCAGCTCCAGGTGGGTGGCCGCCGCGCGGGTCCCGCCGGCCGCGCGGAACGCCGTACGGACGCGCTCGGCCGCGGCGCGGTGGTCGGGTTCGTGGAGTACGGAGTCGATGGCCGCGCCCAGCTTGGGTGCGGTGACCCGGCCGAAGCGGACCCGGATGCCCGCGCCCGCGCCGGTGACCTGGCCGGCGATCACCGGCTGGTCGTCACGGATGGGCGCCACGACGAGGGGGACGCCGTGCCACAGCGCCTCGCACACCGTGTTGTGCCCGGCGTGCGAGACGACCGCGTCCGCCCTCTCGAGCAGCGGGAGTTGGGGGATCGAAGGCAGGACGAGGAGGTCCTTGTCCGCTGCGTCGGACGGTTCCAGCGCGCCGCCCGGATCCGCGATCACCGCCTGGACGCGGTCGGTTCGCGCCCGCAGTGCCGTCACGCACTCGGTGAGGAAACGGGCACCCACATCGGTGTTGGCGGTACCGAGACTGACCAGCACCAGGGAGCGGGACCGGTCCAGCCAGTCCCAGGGGAAGTCCGGCGCGGCCGGGCGGGCCGCGATCGACGGGCCGACCCAGCGGATCTGCTCGCCCTGCCGCGCCTCGGGGCCGACGAGTTCCGGGGTGCTGAACGCGAGCACCAGATGCGGGGAGAAGCGCGGGTCGGCGGTGCCCGACGGGTCGCCGATCTCCGCGCGGAGTCCCTTCAGCAACTCGTCCAGCCAGAGGCCGACTTTGGGCATGCCCGCGAAGACGTCCGTGAACTCGGCCGAGGTGGTCGCCGAGGTCGCCCACGGGATGCCGAGGCGCTCCGCCACCAGACCGCCGGCCAGGGCCTGTTGGTCGGCGACGATCACATCGGGTCGGAACTCCTCGACGGCGGCGGCGACTCCGGGCGCCATCTGCTCGGCGAGCGGTGCGAGGAAGGCCTCCCACAGGAACTTCAGCGCCTCCGGCCCACGGATGTCCGGCGGCCGTACGCCCTCGCCCGTGCCCGGCACCGGTCCGGCGCACGGGAACACCCGCGCCGACCCGCCCGCGAGCCGCCGTACGAGATCGGGGTCGGCGCACGCCCACGCCAACTCGTGTCCGCGTGCGGCGAGTTCGGCGGCCACGCCCGTCGCCGGGTTGATGTGGCCGACCAGCGGCGGTACGACGAAGAGGAACCGGCTCACCGGACGCCCGCCGTGCGCGCGTTCGCCTCTTGGATCAGGGAGAGGATGTGGCCGCCGACCGTGCCCGCCGCCTCGACCAGCACGGAGTGCTCGTGGCCGGGGACGACGACGGTCCGGCAGTCGGGGAGCACGGACTCCAGCCAGGGGGTGAGTTCGGCGAGGTCCGAGTCGCCGCCGTAGACACCGAGCACCGGGCAGTGCACCGCGCGGATCTGATCCTCCGTCAACACCCCGCTGGCCGGGATGTCCTGGGACAGGGAGGTCTCCCGGGCCAGTCGGGCGGCGCCCTTCGCGAGGCGGGCGGTGTTGTGGCCGCGGTTCGCGCTGATCCAGGCGATCGCGTCGTCCTCGTTGTGCGCCAGCTCGTGCAGCACGCGCTGCAGGATGCCGCCGAGTTTCGGTGCCCAGGCCGCCGTCGCCGGTTCCGACTCGATGAGGGAGACGCTGGCGGCCCGCTCCGGATGGCGGGCCGCGTAGCCGAACGCCACTGTCCCGCCGTAGGAGTTGCCGACCAGATGGACCGGTCCGGTCACCTCCAGGCGGTCGAGCAGCGCCTCCAGGTCGTCGATGTTGTCGTCGAGGGTGTAGCCGGTGGCCGGCCGCCCGCTGCGGCCGTGGCCGCGCAGGTCGTACATGACGACGTCGATGCCGGCCAGCGCGAACGGCGGGGCGATGGTGAAGTAGTAGCTGGCCAGGCTGTCGGTGAGCAGACCGTGCACCAATACCGCCGTCGCGATGGGGCGGCGGCCCTCGGGCGGGCTCATTCGCTGTACGTGCAACCGGAGTTGACCGGTGTCGACCATCGCCATGGCTCAGCCCGCCTCGGCTGCCTTGAGGCTCTGCACGACATACTCGACGAGCCGGCCGACGGTGAGTTCGATGATCTCGTCGAACTCCATCCCGGCCAGGAACTCGGCGAAGTTGACCTTCGTGCCGTAGTGCTCCTGGAGCAGACCGGCCAGGGTCACCAGGTCGATGCTCTCCAGCTCCAGATCACGGTTGAAGGTCGTCGTCATGGTGATCTCGACGTCGTCGACGCCGTACTCGTCCTCCAGGAGCGTGGTCAGCATGCCCGTGAGGTCGGCGAGGACGGTGTCCTCGGTGGTGGGGGTCATCGGTCGTACTCCTCTTCGTGCGCGGGTCCCGTCGTCCAGGCCACGACGTAGGTCCTGTCCGGCAGATTGGGGGGATTGCCGGCCGGCTCGCAGTGCACCGTGTAGGCGCGTTCCAGGCGTCCCGACACCAACAGCCGTGATCCGGAGTCCACTTGGAACACGGCGAAGTCGCGCGGTCGGCCGCCGAAGCCGGTGCCCTCCGCCTTGGCGACCGCCTCCTTGGCCGCCCAGAAGCGGGCGAACCACAGCGCCTCGGACTCGCCGGTGGCCGCCGACTGGGTGTGCAGCAGAGCGAGTTCCTCCTCGCCGAGTGCGGTGGTGAGGGTGGCCGGGGGGCGTTCCACGACCTCCTCGATGTCGATCCCGGGGCCGGGGCCGGGGGAGTGCGGCCGGACGATCGCGACCGCCGCCTCGGCGCGATGGGCCAGCGAGACATCCAGCGGGGGCAGGGTCCGGCCGTGCAGACCGGTGACGTACGGGCGGCCCGACTCGTCGTTGTGGACCCGGATCTCCGCCGGATAGACGGGCCCCTCGCCGTGGCTCCACAGCCACTGCCGTACCGCGTCCTTCACCGCGATCCGGCCCAGCAGCCACTGCCGGCGCCCGCGCGGCGGATGCTCGGCGTACTGCGAACGCTCCACGCTGCTCAGGGAGTTGCGCATGATCAGATCGCGCGAGGCGAGGTCGGGCCAGCGCTCGTTCAGCAGGGTCCGGCCGCCGGGGCGGGCCTCGGAGAGGGTGTTGCGCTCGGGGAAGCGCTCGACCGGCTTGGTCTGCGGGTCGTTGTCGAAGCGCCGGTCCTGCCAGCCCGTCAGCTCCGCCCACACCTCGCCGTCGACCGTGAGCTGTACGTCGGCTTCGAGCGCGGTGTCGGTGAGCGAGGTGATCCGCACCAGGCACTCGACGTCCGTGCCGGGGCGCGGATGGGGGCCGTAGAAACGCATCTCGCGCATGCCGACCGGGAAGACGACGGTGCGTTCGGTGCGGGTCGCCATGATCCAGTAGCCGAGGATCTGGCCGACGTTGTCGAGCAGGGAGCCCGGGGCGGGCGGTGTGGTGATCGTGCCGCGTACGTGGCGGTCGCCGATCGCGGTGAGTTCGGTGACGCCCTGGAACGCCGGGCCGTGGAACATCCAGCGCTCGTCGTAGAGATGGGCCGCGGTGTGGTCGGGGACGCGCTCGGTGGTGGGGTCCGGGCGGGGGTGCGGCGGGGGTGACGGGGCGTGGGCGGGGGCCAGTTCGACCACGCCTCGGGCGTGCGGGCCGAAGGAGACGGCGAGTCGGTTGGTCGTGTCCGCAACTACGCGTACCGGTACGTCGATCGAGGGCGTCGCCGTGAGCCATCGGTCGAACCGCGCGTCGTGCACGGCGACCGCGCGCATACCGGGCGCGGTCCGCTCCGCCGCCTCGATGATGTGCTGGACGATCGTGGTGGCGGGGACCACCGGCCAACGGTCCGCCACGTCGGGCCAGTTGGGGCGTTGCGGGAAGAAGCAGTGGTCCATGAGGTAGGGCATGGACTCGGGGGAGACATGGACCGTGGTCTGCCATTCCCGTGGGGGAGCGGGAGGCGCGGCCGCGATGCGGGGTACGGGGGCGGGCGCGGTCGGTGTGCCACGACGGCTGCCCGCGCTGATGAGTTGGGCGGCCGTGTCGGCGGTGTCGCGCATGAGGGCGTGCAGTTCGGCGGCGGCCGGGAAGCGGTCGGTGAGGGCGTGGAGGGGGGACAGGGCGGCGAGGGCCGGCGTGTGCGCGGCGGCCGGTGTGCGTAGTTCCGCCCGCAGCTTCACCAGGGTCGGGGCGTCGAGGGACACGAGTGCGCCGGCCATGTCGAGCCGTACCGGGGGCCGTTCGTGTCGTGGAGCGGGTTTCCGCAGGGCCAGTGCCAGCGGATCCACCGTCGCGCCCGCGGACCACAACGCCACGGCCACGCGCCGGAGTTGGGCCAGTCCGGAGCGGTGGGGCGAGTTGGCGGCGACGACCAGGTGGTCGCGTCCGCCGAGCGTGGCGTCGATCAGGGAGCCGAGCTGGCCCGTGCCGACCTGGACGAACGCGCGATGCCCGGCGGTGTACATGGCCTCGACGAGCTGGCGGAAGCGCACGGGTTCCAGGAGGTGGCGGATGAAGAGCTCACGTACCGCCTTCTCGTCCGAAGGGAACGGCGAGGCGGTCGTTCCCGACCACAGAGGGACCGTCGGCGGATGGAGGCGGAAGCGGTTCGTGGCCTCTTCGATCGGCGCGAGGTAGGGCTTCAACATCGGTGTGTGGAAGCCGGATTGGAACGGGAGGACCTGACTCAGGACGCCCTGCGCGCGGAAGGACCGCACGAAGGCGTCCACGGCTTCGGCGGGTCCGCACACCATCGACTGGCCGGGCGCGTTGTCGTGGGAGAGCACGATCCCGGCGCCGGTCCACTCGTCGGCGAGCGCCGCCAGCACGCGCTCGGCCGGGGCGCCGATCGCACCGAAGGCCAGGCCCGGCACCGTCACCGAGTCGGGGTCGAACGACTCCATGAAGTCGCTGACCTCGTCCGGCGAGTACACCCCGGCGGCCGTCATCGCGGTCCACTCGCCGACGCTGTGTCCGGCGACCGCGTCCGGGGCGACTCCCATCCTGCGCAGCGCGGCGTCCAACAGCCGCCCGACACCGACGACATCGAAGCCGTGACGGCCGACATCCCCCACCTGAGCCGGAGTTGAGGACTTGTTCTCGCGCAGTCCGAAGTGCGCGGCGATGTCCTCGACCCGGGGCGTGAAGTCGCCCTCGAGACCCGGGAAGACGAACGCCAGCTTGCCCCCGCCGGGCCCGATCAACGGACTCGGCGTGAACCACACATCGCTGCGGCCCTGCCACGCCCGCCCCTTGGCGATCGCCCGGCGGGCCAGCGCGAGCCGCTTGGCGTCCGGGGCGACGATGCCGAGCCGGGAGCGCCCGGACGGGGGACCGGTCCGGGCCGAAGCCGCGGCCAGTACGGCGGAGTCGTCGGCGTCCAGCAGGGCGGCGAGGGCTTCCGGGCTGTCGGCGGCGAGGATCAGCACGCGCTCCGGCTCGTCGACGACCACCGCCGACGCACGTGACGCGCGCGCCCCCGGCGCCTCCTCCAGCACCACATGCGCGTTGATGCCGCCGAACCCGAACGCGTTGACCGCCGCCCGCCGCACCGGCTGCTCGGCCGTCGTCTCCCAGGGCGCCGCCTTCTCCAGCGGACGGAACCGGGTCGCCGCGAGCGCCGGATGCGGGTCGTCGCAGTGCAGGGTCGGCAGGAGCATGCCGTGGTGGACGGCGAGGGCGGCCTTGACCAGACCGGCCACTCCGGCGGCCGGCATGGTGTGGCCGATCATCGACTTCACCGAGCCGATGACCGCATCACCGTCGGGTCCGAACACCTCTGCCAGCGTGGCCAGTTCGGCCCCGTCACCGGCGGGCGTCGCCGTCCCGTGCGCCTCCAGCAGACCGATCGAATCGGGGCGCGCCGGGTCGAGGCCCGCCGCCTCCCAGGCCTGTCGTACGGCGTGGGTCTGACCGGCCGAGTCCGGGTTGACGAGGCTTGCGGCGCGCCCGTCGCTGGACACACCGGTGCCCCGGACGACGGCGTAGATCCGGTCGCCGTCGCGTTCGGCGTCGGCGAGGCGCTTGAGGACGACGACTCCCGTGCCCTCGCCGATCAGGATGCCGTCGGCGTCGCGGTGGAAGGGGCGGATCCGCTGGCTCGGGGAGAGCGCGCGCAGTTGGGAGAACACGCTCCACAGCGTGATGTCGTGGCAGTGGTGGACGCCCCCGGCGAGCATCAAGTCACAGCGCCCGGCGGCGAGTTCGGTCACCGCCTGGTCGACGGCGATCAGCGAGGACGCGCAGGCCGCGTCCACCGTGTAGGCCGGGCCGCGCAGGTCGAGGCGGTTGGCGACCCGGGACGCCGCGAGGTTCGGTACGAGGCCGATGACCGACTCGGGACTGTCGGGGCCGAGCCGTTCGGTGAACGCCGTGCGGATCCGCTCCAGTTGGCCGGGATCCAGGTCGGGCAGCAACTCGCCCAGGGTGCGGACGAGTTGGCCCGCCGTACGGACCCGCTGGTCGAGGCGGACCAGGCCGGGGGTGAGATAGCCGCCCCGGCCGAGCACGACACCGACGCGCTGCCGGTCGGGCAGACGGGACTCGCCACCCGCGTCGGCGAGGGCGGCGGCGGCCACATGGAGGGCGATGAGCTGGTCGGGTTCGGTGCCGGGCACCGAGTTCGGCATGATGCCGAACCGGGTGACCTCGACCTCGGCCAGCCCGTCCACGAATCCGCCGCGCCGGCAGTACACCTGGTCGGCCACGGCCGGACCGCTCGCGGAGTCCGGGCGGTAGTAGTCCGCGTCCCACCGGCCGTCCGGCACCTCGCTGATGGCGTCCGTGCCGGCCAGCAGATTCCGCCAGTACGCGTCGAGGTCGGCGGCGCCCGGCAACAGCACCGACATTCCCACGATGGCGACCGGCACTTGACGGTCCGTCATGTCACCAGCCCGAAGCGGTGTAGACGACGGCTCCGGCCGACTCGTCGCCGAAGGCGAGTTCGCGCAGCAGGGCCGCGGTGCCCTCCTCGGGGTCGATCAGCGAGATGCCGCGCCGCGCGTACTCGCGTCCCAACTCCGGGGTGACCATGCCGTGGTGACCGCCGGTGGGCGCCCACGGCCCCCAGTGCACGGTCAGCGCGCGGTGCCCGGTACGGGCGGCCCAGGCGGTGCCCAGGTTCTGCAGGGCGTCGTTGGCGGCGGCGTAGTCGACCTGACCACGGTTGCCGAGGACGGCCGAGATGGAGCCGAACAGGACCGCGAAAGCAGGGCCGTTGGGCAGTTGCTCCAGCGCCGACAGCAGGGTCTCGGCGCCGTGGGTCTTCGTGCCGTAGACCCGCTGGAAGGACTCGGTGGTCTTCTCGGCGATCAGCCGGTCCTCGATGACCCCGGCCGCGTAGACGACACCGTCGAGGCGGCCGTGTTCGGCGTGGATCTCCTTGACCGCCTGGACCGCGGCGTCCGGTTCGCGGAAGTCGACGGAGTGGTAGCGGGCCTGGCTGCCGAGGGCCGTCAGTTCGTCCAGGGTCGCGGTGATCTCCCGCTGGGCGAGCAGGAGTTCGGCGGTGCGGTTGATCTCGGCGGGCGTGAGCCCACCGCCCTGCCCGGCGAGGGCGGCACGCAGTTCGGCCGGGGTGCGGGCGCCCACGGTCGCCGGGTCCTCGGGGCCGGCCGGTGCGGCGGTCCTGCCCAGGAGTTCGATACGGCACCGGGAGGCGGCGGCGAGCGCGGCGGCGAACTTCGCGGTGATGCCCCGCGCGCCGCCCACCAGCAGCACCACCGAGTCGCGGTCGAGCCCGATCGCGGCGGCTTCGGCGACCCCGTCACCGGCCGGTCCGGCGCCATTGGTCGCGAGCGCGCCGAGCGGTGTCTCCACCAGCTCAAGTCCGTGCCGACCGGCGGCGGTTCGCAGCACCACCGGCTCCGCGCCGGGGGCGAGCAGTTCGGCGATCACCGCGTCCGCGACGGCGGCCGGCGCGGTGTCCGCGAGCTCGACGACCCGGGCGACGGTGTCCGGATACTCCCGGGCCACCGTACGGAACAGCCCGTGCAGCCCCGCCGATCCGCCGTCCGCCCCCTGCACCGCGAGGAGGTGGCGCGGGCCGCGCCGCAGCGCGGCCTGGAACACGGGGAACGCGTCGGGCAGCACCGGCGCCGACGCGGTGAGCGGCGCGAGATACAGAACGGCGTCCACCTGGCCGTCGGCGTCGCTGAGTTGGTGCTCGGGAGCGACGATCACCGCGTCGGCGCCGTACGAGGAGAGCCGCGCCGCGACCGCCTCCGAGGCGTCACCGTCGCCGTGGACGACGAACCGTCGGCCGCTCAGCGCGGACGCCGGGTCCGCCGGGTTGTCACCGTCCTGGTGCGGCAGCAGCACCGGCCGGAGCTGGAGGCGCTTGGGCGCGGAGCCGGTGACCTCCTCCTGCGGGGAGGTGTCGGCCGCCGGGGACGTGTCGGCCGCCGGGGCGGCGGGCTCCGTCAGCCGTGCCGACAGCCAGCCCGTGACGGAGGCCGCCGTACGGGCCTTCGCCAGGTCCTCCAGCTCGGCGTCGTCGAGCGAGGCGACGTCCATACCGCCCCCGATACCGAGGCGTTGGGCCAGTTCACCGGCGATCTCGGCGCGCTTGATGGAGTCGATGCTGAGGTCCGCCTCCAGGTCGAGGTCGGGCTCGATCATGTCGACGGGATAGCCGGTGCGTTCGCTGATGATCTCCAGGACGACCCGGAGCACATCGGCCTCGGTGACGGCCTCGGGGGCCGACTCCGGCTGCGCGGCGGGCTGTTGGGGCACCGGTGCCTCGGCGGCCGGCAGGGCGGCGAGCTGCGGGAGCGCCTCGACCACGGCGGGCGCGGGTGCGGGCACCCACGTTCCCTGCGGCACCGTGCCCTGTACCGCGCCGAAGTACGTCAGCAGCACATCCCGTTGCGCGGCCACCATCTCCCGGCTGGTGCGCAGGAATTCGGAGATGAGCGCGTCCCTGTTCGCCTCGCCGGGGGCACCGGCTCCGTCGGCGGGGTTTGTCGTCACAGTCGTCTCCACAACGCGTCGGGCCGGTGCGAGGGCACCGGGCAGAAGTGCTCCGGCGGCGGTACGGACGAGTTGTCCGTCGACCGTCCAGCCGGGTCGCGAGGGCACAGGAGTCCGGGCCGCGTCGACGGCGTCGCGCCCGTTGAACAGCCATCCGGTCCGCACCGGCAGCCCGGCGACGGCCAGTTGGGCCAGCGCGTCGAGCCAGCCGCGCAGCCCGCTGTCCTGCCGGGGCTCGCACGCGACCGTGCGGTGCGGGCGGTCGCCGAGGATCTGGCCGACCAGCCGGGTCAGCACGGAGCCGGGACCGGCCTCGACGAAGACCCGAGCCCCCGCCTCGTACATCGCCTCGATCTGCGCGACGAATCCGACCGGGGAGCCGATCTGCGCGGCGAGTTCGGCCCGGACCGCGTCGGCGCCCTCGCCGTACGGGGCCGCGGTGCGGTTGGACCAGACCGGGAACTCGGGTGCGAGCACCGGCCGTTGGGCGAGGGCCCGCGCGAACCGTTCGCCCGCCCCCGCCACCAGCGGGCTGTGGAAGGCGCAGGCGACGGGGATGCGCTTGGCACCGAGCCCGGCCTCGCGCAGCAGTCGTACGGCTGTGCCGACGGCCTCCGTCGGACCCGAAATCACGGTCTGACGAGGCGAGTTGTGGTTGGCGACGACGACGGAGCCGGGGGCGTCCGCCGCCTTGAGGGCCTGCTCGACGTCCTCGGCGCCGGCCGCGACCGCGGCCATCGTGCCCGGGTCGTCCGCGCCCGTCGCTTCGAGGATCGCCGCCGCGCGTTCGGCGCTCAGCTCCAGCAGCGTCTCCGGCGCGATCGCGCCCGCCGCGCACAGGGCGACCAGCTCGCCGTAGCTGTGCCCGGCCGCCATGTCGGGCCGTACGCCCGCCTCGGTGAGCAGGGCGTGCGCGGCCAGCCCGGCGATGCCCAGCGCGGGCTGCGCGACCCGGGTGTCGGTGAGACCGGCCTGCTGGCGGTCGCGGGCGGCGTCGTCGAAGGCGGTGGGCGGGTAGAGCGCGTCGGCGTGGTCGCGGCCGAGGTGCAGATAGTGCTGCAGCTCGGGGAACGCGATGAACACGTCGGCGAGCATGCCGGGCCGCTGACTGCCCTGACCGGGGAAGAGGAACGCGACCTTGCCTGCTTCGGCGTCCGTGTCTGCTCCGGCCTCCGCGAGGTGGACGCCCCTGGCCGGATCGTGTTCACCGGCCAGCGCCCAGCGCAGTTGCCCGGTCAGTTCTTCCACATCCCTTGCCACGACGGCCACTTGCACCGGTTCGTGCCGGGCGTCCGCGCGGCGTGACGCGCTGAGGGCGAGGTCGCGCAGCTTCCAGTGCCCCGCCTCGGCGAGCTTCAGGGTCTCCTCGATGCCCCGCCGCGCCGCCGCCCGGTCCGCGCCCCGGAAGGTGAACAACTCGGCCGGCCACGCGTCCAGTCCGTGAGCGGGCGGTACGGCCTCGCCGTAAGCCCCGATCACCGCGTGGAAGTTGGTGCCGCCGAAGCCGAACGCGCTGAGTCCCGCGACGCGTTCCTCGGCGGGGGCCGCCCAGGGCCGTGGCCGGGCGTGGAAGACGAACGGGCTGTCGTCCTCCTTCCAGGCCGAGTTGGGCTGCTTCATGTGCAGGGTGGGCGGCTTGACGCCGGTGTAGAGGGACAGCACGGTCTTGATGAGACCGGCGAGTCCCGCGGCGCACTTCGTGTGCCCGATCTGGGACTTGACCGAGCCGAGCGCACAACTGCCCGTCCGCGCCCCGGACTCGGTGAACACCTCGCTGAGGATGGCGAGTTCGGTGCGGTCGCCGACTACCGTCCCGGTGCCGTGCGCCTCGACCAGGCCGACCTCGGCGGGGGAGACACCCGCGTTGCGGTACGCCCGCTCCAGCGCCGACCGCTGTCCTTCGGGCCGGGGTGCGGTGAGGCCCAGTGAGCGGCCGTCGCTGGAGCTGCCGACCCCCTTGATCACGCCGTAGATCCGGTCGCCGTCGCGCTCCGCGTCCGCGAGCCGTTTGAGGACCACGCACGCGACGCCCTCGCCGAGCGCGATGCCGTCCGCCGAGTTGTCGAAGGCGCGGGAGCGGCCGGTGGGGGACAGGGCGTGCACGGAGGAGAAGAGGACGTAGTCGTTGATGCCGTTGTGGAGGTCGGCGCCCCCGCACAGCACGATGTCGCTGGTGCCGCCCACGAGTTCCTTGCAGGCGACGTCGACGGCGGCCAGCGAGGACGCGCAGGCCGCGTCGACCGTGAAGTTGGCCCCGCCCAGGTCGAGCCGGTTGGCGATGCGGCCCGAGATGACGTTGGAGAGCATGCCGGGGAACGAGTCCTCGGTGAGCGTGGGGAGTTGCTCCTCGATGCCCTGCGGGATCTTCCCGTAGTAGGACGGCAGTACGGCGCGCAGCGTGGTCGCGTTGGACAGGTCGCTGCCCGCCTCCGCGCCGAACACCACGGAGGTGCGCGCGCGGTCGAACTCCCGCCCCCGGTCGCCGTATCCGGCGTCCTCCAGCGAACGCCGGGCCGCTTCGAGGGCGAGCAACTGCACCGGTTCGATGCTGCCGAGGGAGGTCGGCGGGATGCCGTAGCGCAGCGGGTCGAAGGGGATGCGCGGCAGGAAGCCGCCCCACTTCGACGGGGTGGCGCCGCCCTTGTCGGGCGAGTAGTGGACGGCGGGGTCCCAGCGGTCGGGCGGGACCTCGTCGACGGCGTCCCGGCCGCCGAGGATGTTCGCCCAGAACGTGGGGAGGTCGGGGGCCTGCGGGAACATGCAGGCCATGCCGATGACGGCGACGTCCAGCGGTGCGGGCGCCGCCGGCTCGACGCTCGCCTCCACTCCCAGGCGGACGCGGGCGGTTCGCGCGCTGTCGGCCAGGAACGCGGCGGCCTCCTCGGTCACCGAGCGGTGCAGGGCGTCGATCGTGGTGGTCGCCGAACGCAGCACGGCGACCTCGCCGGCCATGAACATGCCCTCGGCGAGCTGGCGTTGCTCGTCCACGGCGGCCAGCGCGCCGTCCGCGTCCCGCTCGACGCCCTTGCTGGCGATCCGCAGCCGGCCGACGTTGAGCCGCTCCAGCTTCTCCCAGATCTGCCGGTCGGGTACGCCCTCCGCACGCAACTGGGCCTCGAAATCGAGGTAGTTGTCGCTGAACGGACTCGGCACGCAACGGGTGGCGTGACCGGGCGCGGTCTCCAGCAGCGCGGTCCGGGTGGCGTGTATCACCTGCTCCTGGAACAGGGGTTGGACCGCTCCACGTGTCACCGCCTCCTCCGTGAAGAGGTAGGCGGTGCCCATCAGCACGCCGACGGCCGCACCGCGTGCGGTGAGCGGTGCGGCAAGGGCGGCCACCATCGCCG from Streptomyces sp. NBC_01478 includes the following:
- a CDS encoding SDR family NAD(P)-dependent oxidoreductase, producing the protein MTPVARAEELIIGITPFHEPDARLAAAVSRAGGLGVLDLGLGDRRSREALARIRRWSPGPFGVRIAAHCRIGPGDLTTGGGAVPHTVVLAADAPWQIGEVAAEHRVLVEVTDPEQALAAVRAGAHGLIARGAESGGRVGELSTFVLLQRLLDEPGVDVPVWACGGIGPRTAAAAVAGGAAGVVLDSQLALLAESGLPEAAAAALRSMDGSETTVVAGHRVLLRRGPDAPRVPAERVSELLGARDPRTQLLPVGQDGFLAARFAERWGDTGRTVRELTAAIRESVRDERPADALRAGSPMSRTLGTRLPVAQGPMTRVSDQAEFAAAVAEGGALPFVALALSSGEQSRAVLAETRTAVGKRPWGVGVLGFAPEELRNAQLEAVRELGPTHAIIAGGRPSQAEALERSGISTFLHVPSPGLLRQFLDAGVRRFVFEGSECGGHVGPRGSFPLWEAQLAVLDDFLATAEAGTAEHVEVFFAGGVHDERSAAMVAALAAPLTARGAAVGVLMGTAYLFTEEAVTRGAVQPLFQEQVIHATRTALLETAPGHATRCVPSPFSDNYLDFEAQLRAEGVPDRQIWEKLERLNVGRLRIASKGVERDADGALAAVDEQRQLAEGMFMAGEVAVLRSATTTIDALHRSVTEEAAAFLADSARTARVRLGVEASVEPAAPAPLDVAVIGMACMFPQAPDLPTFWANILGGRDAVDEVPPDRWDPAVHYSPDKGGATPSKWGGFLPRIPFDPLRYGIPPTSLGSIEPVQLLALEAARRSLEDAGYGDRGREFDRARTSVVFGAEAGSDLSNATTLRAVLPSYYGKIPQGIEEQLPTLTEDSFPGMLSNVISGRIANRLDLGGANFTVDAACASSLAAVDVACKELVGGTSDIVLCGGADLHNGINDYVLFSSVHALSPTGRSRAFDNSADGIALGEGVACVVLKRLADAERDGDRIYGVIKGVGSSSDGRSLGLTAPRPEGQRSALERAYRNAGVSPAEVGLVEAHGTGTVVGDRTELAILSEVFTESGARTGSCALGSVKSQIGHTKCAAGLAGLIKTVLSLYTGVKPPTLHMKQPNSAWKEDDSPFVFHARPRPWAAPAEERVAGLSAFGFGGTNFHAVIGAYGEAVPPAHGLDAWPAELFTFRGADRAAARRGIEETLKLAEAGHWKLRDLALSASRRADARHEPVQVAVVARDVEELTGQLRWALAGEHDPARGVHLAEAGADTDAEAGKVAFLFPGQGSQRPGMLADVFIAFPELQHYLHLGRDHADALYPPTAFDDAARDRQQAGLTDTRVAQPALGIAGLAAHALLTEAGVRPDMAAGHSYGELVALCAAGAIAPETLLELSAERAAAILEATGADDPGTMAAVAAGAEDVEQALKAADAPGSVVVANHNSPRQTVISGPTEAVGTAVRLLREAGLGAKRIPVACAFHSPLVAGAGERFARALAQRPVLAPEFPVWSNRTAAPYGEGADAVRAELAAQIGSPVGFVAQIEAMYEAGARVFVEAGPGSVLTRLVGQILGDRPHRTVACEPRQDSGLRGWLDALAQLAVAGLPVRTGWLFNGRDAVDAARTPVPSRPGWTVDGQLVRTAAGALLPGALAPARRVVETTVTTNPADGAGAPGEANRDALISEFLRTSREMVAAQRDVLLTYFGAVQGTVPQGTWVPAPAPAVVEALPQLAALPAAEAPVPQQPAAQPESAPEAVTEADVLRVVLEIISERTGYPVDMIEPDLDLEADLSIDSIKRAEIAGELAQRLGIGGGMDVASLDDAELEDLAKARTAASVTGWLSARLTEPAAPAADTSPAADTSPQEEVTGSAPKRLQLRPVLLPHQDGDNPADPASALSGRRFVVHGDGDASEAVAARLSSYGADAVIVAPEHQLSDADGQVDAVLYLAPLTASAPVLPDAFPVFQAALRRGPRHLLAVQGADGGSAGLHGLFRTVAREYPDTVARVVELADTAPAAVADAVIAELLAPGAEPVVLRTAAGRHGLELVETPLGALATNGAGPAGDGVAEAAAIGLDRDSVVLLVGGARGITAKFAAALAAASRCRIELLGRTAAPAGPEDPATVGARTPAELRAALAGQGGGLTPAEINRTAELLLAQREITATLDELTALGSQARYHSVDFREPDAAVQAVKEIHAEHGRLDGVVYAAGVIEDRLIAEKTTESFQRVYGTKTHGAETLLSALEQLPNGPAFAVLFGSISAVLGNRGQVDYAAANDALQNLGTAWAARTGHRALTVHWGPWAPTGGHHGMVTPELGREYARRGISLIDPEEGTAALLRELAFGDESAGAVVYTASGW